The proteins below are encoded in one region of Tsuneonella sp. CC-YZS046:
- a CDS encoding DEAD/DEAH box helicase: MSYFSDLGLAEPILRALGTKGYSDPTPIQRQAIPALLEGRDLLGIAQTGTGKTAAFSLPSLHRLAADPQPRKNAACRMLVLSPTRELAAQIAENMRGYAKYLNLSVQCIFGGIPVGKQARALVPGCDVLVATPGRLLDLIDQRALTLRHVEIFVLDEADQMMDLGFIVPLKRVANLLPKERQSLFFSATMPKAIAELGKQFIHNPVRVEVAPQSTTAERVDQFATFLNQAEKQALLTMKLRAGLADRSIDRALVFTRTKHGADRVVRHLATAGVQASAIHGNKSQAQRTAALGGFRNGSTPVLVATDIAARGIDVAGVSHVFNFEMPNVPEQYVHRIGRTARAGADGVALSFVAPDEKPYLRDIERLTGVKLMPMPLPEDFAKEAARLPLPSRKPAAAEQGDQRRPRQDRRPRQDQPRERALGDGRHNRNDRRRDRPEHTERTASDRGQPRHDRQAEGQRSRHPQPDNRQPRRDNSHAGQSHDRQRRNEGERAEGFRNEGARPDQQRRRFRRKPGGGGQQARIIRAN; the protein is encoded by the coding sequence ATGTCCTATTTTTCCGACCTTGGTCTGGCCGAGCCCATTTTGCGCGCGCTTGGTACCAAGGGCTATTCCGACCCTACCCCGATCCAGCGCCAGGCTATTCCGGCCTTGCTGGAAGGCCGCGACCTGCTGGGCATCGCCCAGACTGGCACCGGCAAGACCGCGGCGTTCTCGCTGCCCTCATTGCATCGCCTTGCCGCCGATCCGCAGCCGCGCAAGAATGCCGCTTGCCGCATGCTGGTTCTTTCCCCGACGCGGGAACTCGCTGCCCAGATCGCGGAAAACATGCGCGGCTATGCCAAGTACCTGAATCTTTCGGTGCAATGCATCTTCGGCGGCATTCCCGTGGGTAAGCAGGCCCGTGCCCTGGTGCCCGGCTGCGACGTGCTGGTGGCGACACCGGGCCGCCTGCTCGACCTTATCGATCAGCGCGCCCTGACCTTGCGGCATGTCGAGATCTTCGTGCTGGACGAAGCCGACCAGATGATGGACCTCGGCTTCATCGTGCCGCTGAAGCGCGTCGCCAACCTGCTTCCGAAAGAGCGGCAAAGCTTGTTCTTCTCGGCCACCATGCCCAAGGCGATTGCCGAATTGGGCAAGCAGTTCATCCACAATCCGGTGCGAGTGGAAGTGGCCCCGCAATCGACCACCGCGGAACGGGTGGATCAGTTCGCGACTTTCCTCAATCAGGCGGAAAAGCAGGCGCTCCTGACGATGAAGCTGCGCGCGGGATTGGCGGACCGATCGATCGATCGCGCGCTGGTCTTCACGCGCACCAAGCATGGCGCCGATCGTGTGGTGCGCCACCTTGCCACGGCAGGGGTGCAGGCCTCGGCGATACACGGCAACAAGAGCCAGGCGCAGCGCACGGCCGCGCTGGGCGGTTTCCGCAATGGCTCCACGCCGGTTCTGGTCGCGACCGACATCGCCGCACGCGGCATCGATGTCGCCGGGGTCAGCCATGTCTTCAATTTCGAGATGCCCAATGTCCCGGAGCAATATGTCCATCGCATCGGCCGCACCGCCCGCGCCGGCGCCGATGGCGTGGCGTTGAGCTTCGTTGCGCCGGACGAGAAGCCTTACCTGCGCGATATCGAGCGGCTGACCGGCGTCAAGCTGATGCCGATGCCCTTGCCCGAGGATTTCGCGAAGGAAGCCGCGCGCCTGCCCTTGCCCTCGCGCAAGCCGGCCGCAGCCGAACAGGGTGACCAGCGCCGCCCGCGCCAGGATCGCCGTCCCCGGCAGGATCAGCCTCGCGAACGGGCCTTGGGTGACGGACGGCACAACAGGAATGATCGTCGTCGCGACCGGCCCGAACATACGGAACGCACTGCAAGCGACCGGGGCCAGCCACGGCATGATCGTCAGGCGGAAGGCCAGCGCAGCCGCCATCCGCAGCCGGATAACCGGCAGCCGCGCCGGGACAATTCACATGCCGGTCAATCGCATGACCGCCAGCGCCGCAATGAAGGCGAGCGGGCGGAAGGCTTCCGCAACGAAGGCGCGCGACCCGATCAGCAGAGGCGCCGCTTCCGCCGCAAGCCGGGCGGTGGCGGGCAGCAGGCGCGGATCATTCGCGCCAACTGA